In Caminicella sporogenes DSM 14501, a genomic segment contains:
- a CDS encoding NAD(P)H-dependent oxidoreductase — protein MNVYLIMPGEISKELTEMVKFFTKDVDTIIIKDSDNIPNLQNKKIIFAVQLNNIGWNIKLFEILTKLYERGTNALKGSSGFILIHSPLEFYTKSMAQNIIFIANQMGCRFPGHPVIECIEDLKNFRTWEKKLKIPLKNICNKLCEKFGKTFFQDNPKLIKKPKILALHASSYETSNTLTLWRMIRRHIYDCEIREFHVENGTIVDCKGCSYKTCKHYSKRNSCFYGGAVVKEILPSIERADAVVWICPNYNDAISAKIMAVINRMTVLYRKTKFYNKTMFGVIVSGNSGSDSVAKQLIGALNINKSFRLPPYFAVTAIANDPGEIIKVKGIEEKSKKFAENIMREIKA, from the coding sequence ATGAATGTGTATTTAATTATGCCTGGTGAAATTTCAAAGGAGCTTACAGAAATGGTAAAGTTTTTTACTAAAGATGTTGATACTATAATAATAAAAGATTCTGACAATATACCTAATCTTCAGAATAAGAAGATAATCTTTGCCGTTCAGTTGAATAATATAGGATGGAATATAAAACTATTTGAGATACTTACAAAACTGTATGAAAGAGGTACAAATGCTTTAAAAGGTTCTAGTGGATTTATACTAATACACAGTCCCTTAGAGTTTTATACAAAGAGTATGGCACAAAATATAATATTTATAGCTAATCAGATGGGTTGTAGATTTCCGGGTCATCCTGTGATTGAATGTATAGAAGATTTAAAGAATTTTAGAACTTGGGAAAAAAAATTAAAAATACCTTTGAAAAATATTTGTAACAAATTGTGTGAAAAGTTTGGAAAAACATTTTTTCAGGATAATCCTAAACTTATAAAAAAACCTAAAATACTTGCACTTCATGCAAGTTCATATGAAACATCTAATACTTTAACTTTATGGCGAATGATAAGAAGACATATTTATGATTGTGAAATAAGAGAATTTCATGTTGAAAATGGAACTATAGTTGACTGTAAAGGATGTTCTTATAAGACATGTAAACATTATAGTAAAAGAAATAGCTGTTTTTATGGAGGAGCAGTAGTAAAAGAAATACTTCCATCAATAGAAAGAGCTGATGCAGTGGTATGGATTTGTCCAAATTATAATGATGCTATTTCTGCTAAGATTATGGCTGTAATAAATAGAATGACTGTACTTTATAGGAAAACAAAGTTTTACAACAAAACTATGTTTGGTGTTATTGTATCTGGAAATTCTGGAAGTGATTCTGTAGCAAAACAGTTGATAGGAGCTTTAAATATAAATAAAAGTTTTAGACTTCCTCCATATTTTGCAGTAACGGCAATAGCAAATGATCCCGGAGAAATAATTAAAGTAAAGGGAATAGAGGAAAAGTCAAAAAAATTTGCCGAAAATATTATGAGAGAAATAAAAGCTTAA
- a CDS encoding methyl-accepting chemotaxis protein has protein sequence MTKKKLTKEKKFRGGKIRNKLILILMTVVIIPLILLGVFSYLKSTEIIKRDLAETTLQAVEEVNESITMFLKGIEYQVNTIASNSALKDLDKTANSQEQEFKKQVALELLKDTQTSNPDLMWTYFGNEEGSMYIFPKDELPDDYDPRTRPWYKKALENKGKVVWTEPYIDATVDELVITAAKTVLDGDKVIGVVGIDISLKDLSDNLSKKQVGKSGYVFVTDKKGMVISHKDKKLIGTYDITKREFWNKVKSTDKNFLDYTYEGKKKFLSFTTNERMGWKIYVTMELSELTEDTYIIREFTLYMGILGIIIAVIMAFFLASNISKPINILKQAFSRAAVGDLTVRVNIKSKDEFGQMGDSFNEMIENFNRLIKEIKTSSGTVLKTSESLSEITEQTTAAADEVAKTIEEIAKSAEEQARDTEKGATEIKTLASKIELVSESIIDMNNISNETDNLTGKGFEAVKTLIEKSDENRKSVLEINELVLKVDKSAEEIGIITDTISEIAEQTNLLALNAAIEAARAGEYGQGFAVVAEEVRKLAEQSAKASNEIRELIAGIQNQSDNAVKSMEKARIIVKEQDKAVEETNGIFTKISNSVKVLIQKMSEIRKYNEDMAEKKEEIVEIIQSLSASSEETSAATQQVSAATEEQLATMEEANSYSQKLKVLSKELEVAVNKFKIEKDNNDAGLDSNKKI, from the coding sequence ATGACAAAGAAGAAATTGACAAAAGAAAAAAAGTTTAGAGGTGGAAAAATAAGAAATAAATTGATATTGATTTTGATGACTGTAGTAATTATACCTCTTATTTTATTAGGAGTTTTTTCATACTTAAAATCAACAGAGATAATAAAAAGAGATTTGGCTGAAACGACATTACAGGCGGTAGAAGAAGTAAATGAATCAATTACAATGTTTTTAAAAGGAATAGAGTATCAGGTAAATACAATAGCAAGTAATTCAGCTCTTAAAGATTTAGATAAGACTGCAAATTCACAAGAACAAGAATTTAAAAAGCAAGTCGCTTTAGAACTTTTAAAAGATACACAGACTAGTAATCCAGATTTAATGTGGACATATTTTGGTAATGAGGAAGGCAGTATGTATATATTTCCTAAAGATGAACTTCCAGACGATTATGATCCGAGGACTAGACCATGGTATAAAAAAGCACTAGAAAATAAGGGAAAAGTTGTTTGGACTGAACCATACATTGATGCTACAGTTGATGAATTAGTTATTACAGCTGCTAAAACTGTATTAGATGGAGATAAAGTAATTGGTGTCGTTGGAATAGATATAAGTTTGAAGGATTTATCTGATAATTTATCTAAAAAACAAGTAGGTAAGAGCGGATATGTTTTTGTAACTGATAAAAAGGGTATGGTTATTTCTCATAAAGATAAAAAGTTAATAGGGACATATGATATAACGAAACGAGAATTTTGGAATAAGGTAAAATCTACTGATAAAAACTTTTTAGATTATACATATGAAGGGAAAAAGAAATTTTTAAGTTTTACTACAAACGAAAGAATGGGATGGAAGATATATGTAACTATGGAATTAAGTGAACTTACAGAGGATACATATATTATAAGAGAATTTACTTTATATATGGGTATACTTGGGATTATTATAGCTGTAATTATGGCATTTTTCCTTGCTTCAAATATTTCAAAACCAATAAATATATTAAAACAGGCTTTTTCTAGAGCAGCTGTTGGAGATTTAACTGTAAGGGTAAATATAAAATCTAAAGATGAATTCGGACAAATGGGAGATAGTTTTAATGAAATGATAGAGAATTTTAACAGGCTAATTAAAGAAATAAAAACTTCATCAGGTACAGTTCTTAAAACTTCCGAATCACTTAGTGAAATTACAGAACAGACAACTGCTGCAGCTGATGAAGTAGCAAAAACTATTGAAGAAATAGCAAAAAGTGCTGAAGAACAAGCTAGAGATACAGAAAAAGGAGCAACAGAAATAAAAACTTTAGCAAGTAAAATAGAATTAGTTTCTGAATCGATTATTGATATGAATAATATATCTAATGAAACAGATAATTTAACGGGTAAAGGTTTTGAAGCTGTAAAAACACTAATAGAAAAGAGCGATGAAAATAGAAAATCTGTATTAGAAATAAATGAACTTGTTTTAAAAGTAGATAAGAGTGCAGAAGAAATAGGGATAATTACGGATACTATTTCAGAAATAGCTGAACAAACTAATTTACTTGCTTTAAATGCTGCTATAGAAGCAGCTAGAGCGGGAGAATATGGGCAAGGTTTTGCAGTAGTAGCTGAAGAAGTAAGAAAACTTGCAGAACAATCAGCAAAAGCTTCTAATGAAATTAGAGAATTGATAGCTGGTATACAAAATCAATCTGATAATGCAGTAAAATCTATGGAAAAAGCAAGAATTATTGTTAAGGAACAAGATAAAGCAGTGGAAGAAACAAATGGTATATTTACTAAAATATCTAATTCTGTAAAAGTTTTAATACAAAAAATGTCAGAAATCAGGAAGTACAATGAAGATATGGCAGAAAAGAAAGAAGAAATAGTGGAAATAATTCAAAGTTTATCTGCTTCATCAGAAGAAACTTCAGCAGCAACACAGCAAGTATCAGCGGCAACAGAGGAACAGCTTGCTACTATGGAAGAAGCAAATTCTTATTCACAAAAATTAAAAGTCCTATCTAAAGAACTTGAAGTAGCTGTTAATAAGTTTAAAATAGAGAAAGATAATAATGATGCGGGTTTGGATAGTAATAAGAAGATATAG
- a CDS encoding DUF2680 domain-containing protein, translating into MKKGIILTLIAVFILAMGAMVYADSKAEVPSWFNDMIAWKKEQIKKAVEDKVITEEQAKYWQERLDYMQKFHEENGFNFPGGCFGSGFGRARGAKGFGFGRGMMGRYWQTPSIQGN; encoded by the coding sequence ATGAAAAAAGGTATAATTTTAACACTTATAGCAGTATTTATTTTAGCGATGGGTGCTATGGTATATGCAGATAGTAAAGCTGAAGTACCTAGTTGGTTTAATGATATGATAGCTTGGAAGAAAGAACAGATTAAAAAAGCAGTAGAAGATAAAGTTATTACAGAAGAACAAGCTAAGTATTGGCAAGAAAGACTTGATTACATGCAAAAATTTCACGAAGAAAATGGATTTAACTTTCCAGGTGGATGCTTTGGTAGTGGTTTTGGAAGAGCTAGAGGTGCAAAAGGATTTGGATTTGGTCGAGGAATGATGGGTAGATATTGGCAAACACCTTCAATACAAGGAAATTAA
- a CDS encoding SPL family radical SAM protein: MKKSKDNFVLPEFSHIYIEKDAKFYPNTNKILSKFKDKIQIEIDHYKDLFCRSRQNFRMQKISPKLILAVKRDNLVYEGAQVCEDFGNRYFYYTSSIMNCIYDCEYCYLQGMYPSANIVIFVNIEDIFREVEIMLKKHPVYLCISYDSDILALEGITSYVSYWLGFASKHKNLKIEIRTKSANFKAIKKEKPLDNVILAWTLSPDEIIKKYEIKTPSLKSRLNSIYEAIEKGWKVRICFDPLLYVDDWKIQYSKCIDMTFEYLHSERIYDVSIGVFRISKDYLKKMEREKPYSKILAYPFKCQNGICSYSKEHEDKLKKFVYEEISKYVLKEKIYI, translated from the coding sequence TTGAAAAAATCAAAAGACAACTTTGTACTACCTGAATTTTCGCATATTTATATTGAAAAAGATGCAAAATTCTATCCAAATACAAACAAAATACTATCTAAATTTAAAGATAAAATTCAAATTGAAATAGACCATTACAAAGATTTATTTTGCCGCAGTCGTCAAAATTTTAGAATGCAAAAAATTAGTCCTAAGTTAATATTAGCTGTAAAAAGAGACAATTTAGTTTATGAAGGAGCTCAAGTTTGTGAAGATTTTGGGAATAGATATTTTTATTATACATCTTCAATTATGAATTGTATTTATGATTGCGAATATTGTTATTTGCAGGGGATGTATCCTTCTGCAAATATAGTTATATTTGTAAATATAGAAGATATTTTCAGAGAAGTAGAAATTATGCTTAAAAAACATCCAGTGTATCTTTGTATTTCTTATGATAGTGATATTTTAGCTTTAGAGGGAATTACGTCTTATGTTTCTTATTGGTTGGGATTTGCAAGTAAGCATAAAAATTTAAAAATTGAGATTAGAACTAAAAGTGCAAATTTTAAAGCTATAAAAAAAGAAAAACCTTTAGATAATGTAATTTTAGCTTGGACTCTATCTCCAGATGAAATAATTAAAAAGTATGAAATAAAGACACCGAGTTTAAAATCTAGGCTTAATTCAATATATGAAGCAATAGAAAAGGGATGGAAAGTTAGAATTTGTTTTGACCCTTTACTATATGTAGATGATTGGAAAATTCAATATAGTAAATGTATTGACATGACTTTTGAATATTTACATTCCGAAAGAATTTATGATGTAAGTATAGGAGTTTTTAGAATATCAAAGGATTACCTGAAGAAAATGGAAAGAGAAAAACCGTATTCGAAAATATTAGCTTATCCATTTAAGTGCCAGAATGGAATATGCAGTTATTCAAAAGAACATGAGGATAAGCTGAAGAAGTTTGTGTATGAAGAGATATCTAAATATGTTTTAAAAGAAAAAATATATATTTAA